A genome region from Pristis pectinata isolate sPriPec2 chromosome 40, sPriPec2.1.pri, whole genome shotgun sequence includes the following:
- the LOC127587406 gene encoding immunoglobulin superfamily DCC subclass member 3-like encodes MLYTRHCWTFKVLLADIRRSGYRVGPAYTVLDAPITSLGWVQSHPPEEGSVLGPQHRLQAPGCPRSPGRTLARTPPESHLPLRNNPSSMLDNAGKRRWELGWTSELSFLEEPSNVIAVRGRPLVLHCRVEGEEPISISWRRGGRPLSPSPRRSLLANGSLLITSFLSRENESDSGEYDCTAQNRFGLLLSRRARVQVATLSRFLTHPQSMRVQLGGVARFQCQINGVPRATITWELNRVPLNMDDNRFTLLPSGVLQITGVGQQDLGDYRCVAANAANSRASQEARLTLAGWSPRTDQEPEILSGPQDLTLTVHQTAILECIATGNPRPIVSWSRLDGRSIGVDGIEVLGTGNLKISDVTVHHSGVYVCAANKPGTRVRRTAQGRLVVQAPPEFVQWPQSVSKRVGSTAVFTCVAQGVPEPQLVWLKNGRVLAAPSDNIKLTHSNSTLIINRVTGSDEAIYQCIARNSAGTNQASARLAVTLSQELPAAPEGVRAEPVSPTAIRLSWREPSHSVTEEIIGYVLHIRPASEPAGKELQEAVGRTTLEHIFTNLQPDTEYSMYVKAYSPVGASGQSQLVTASTGGEVPDVMFFAQVLNGTAVQVFWEPSPRPRLVRGYKLYLRKLPSSRILGPTLLPSSANTHTFTQLEPSALYEIKMQAFNQHGDGNSTVRFVSLGESTESPGTFTLQDPGCDCQKPQEASLSGIVVGIHIGIACIIFCILFLMLGYRRRLLGCRGIKESWSVPQPWHSTAQEGQNGHLGLEGKDGRELELTELKGNPERTGSPAQLQQRP; translated from the exons GGAGGGGTCAGTCCTTGGTCCTCAACATCGACTGCAGGCCCCAGGATGTCCCAGGTCACCAGGTCGAACTCTGGCAAGGACACCTCCTGAATCCCACCTCCCGCTGAGGAACAACCCCTCCTCCATGTTGGACAATGCTGGGAAGAGGCGGTGGGAGCT GGGGTGGACGTCGGAGCTGTCCTTCCTGGAGGAGCCGAGCAACGTGATTGCCGTGCGCGGGAGGCCGCTGGTGCTGCACTGCCGCGTGGAGGGAGAGGAGCCCATCAGCATCAGCTGGAGGAGGGGTGGGCGCCCTCTGTCGCCGAGCCCCCGGCGCTCGCTGCTGGCCAACGGCTCCCTCCTCATCACCAGCTTCCTGAGCAGGGAGAACGAGTCCGACTCGGGGGAGTACGACTGCACCGCGCAGAACCGCTTCGGCCTCTTGCTCAGCCGCAGGGCCCGGGTGCAGGTGGCAA ccctCTCTCGGTTCCTGACCCACCCGCAGTCCATGAGAGTTCAGCTGGGAGGTGTGGCTCGCTTCCAGTGTCAAATCAACGGTGTTCCCAGAGCCACAATAACCTGGGAACTCAATCGTGTTCCCCTGAACATGGATGAcaacag GTTCACCCTGCTGCCGAGCGGTGTGCTGCAGATCACGGGGGTTGGACAGCAGGACCTGGGGGACTACCGCTGCGTGGCAGCCAACGCGGCCAACTCCCGGGCCAGTCAGGAGGCTCGGCTCACCCTGGCAG GGTGGTCTCCCCGGACGGACCAGGAGCCCGAGATCCTGTCGGGACCCCAGGACCTGACCCTCACCGTGCACCAGACGGCCATCCTGGAGTGTATCGCCACCGGCAACCCTCGGCCCATCGTGTCCTGGAGCCGGCTCG ATGGCCGGTCGATCGGTGTGGACGGGATCGAGGTCCTCGGCACCGGGAACCTGAAGATCTCCGACGTGACGGTTCATCATTCCGGGGTCTACGTCTGCGCTGCCAACAAACCCGGCACCCGGGTCCGCCGCACCGCCCAGGGGCGCCTGGTGGTGCAAG CCCCTCCGGAGTTCGTGCAGTGGCCGCAGTCGGTCAGTAAGCGGGTGGGCAGTACGGCGGTCTTCACCTGCGTGGCCCAGGGGGTCCCAGAGCCGCAGCTGGTCTGGCTGAAGAATGGCCGAGTCCTCGCTGCTCCCAGCGACAACATCAAACTCACCCACAGCAACAG CACCCTGATTATTAACCGTGTCACGGGCTCGGACGAGGCCATCTACCAGTGCATCGCCCGCAACAGTGCCGGCACCAACCAGGCCAGCGCCCGGCTGGCGGTCACCCTGTCCCAGGAGCTACCCGCCGCCCCCGAGGGGGTCCGCGCCGAGCCCGTCTCCCCCACCGCCATCCGCCTCTCCTGGAGGGAGCCCTCGCACTCCGTCACTGAGGAGATCATCGGATACGTCCTCCACATCCGGCCCGcctcag AGCCGGCCGGGAAGGAGTTGCAGGAGGCAGTCGGTCGGACTACGTTGGAGCACATCTTCACCAACCTGCAGCCCGACACCGAGTACTCCATGTACGTCAAGGCCTATTCGCCCGTGGGAGCCAGCGGACAGTCGCAGCTCGTCACCGCCAGCACTGGGGGggaag TTCCAGATGTGATGTTCTTCGCCCAGGTGTTGAACGGGACGGCGGTGCAGGTGTTCTGGGAGCCCTCCCCCCGGCCCAGGCTGGTCAGGGGCTACAAGCTGTACCTCAGGAAGCTGCCGAGCTCCCGGATCCTGGGTCCCACCCTCCTGCCCAGCTCGGCCAACACTCACACCTTCACTCAGCTGG AACCCTCGGCCTTGTACGAGATCAAGATGCAGGCATTTAACCAGCACGGTGATGGGAACAGCACTGTCCGCTTTGTATCTCTCGGAGAGAGCACAGAGAGCCCAGGCACGTTca CCCTGCAAGACCCTGGCTGCGACTGCCAGAAGCCCCAGGAGGCCTCGCTGAGCGGGATTGTGGTCGGCATTCACATCGGGATTGCCTGCATCATCTTCTGCATCCTGTTCCTGATGCTGGGGTACCGCAGGAG GCTGTTGGGCTGTCGAGGCATCAAGGAGAGTTGGTCGGTCCCCCAGCCTTGGCACAGCACGGCCCAGGAGGGGCAGAACGGTCACCTGGGGCTGGAGGGGAAGGACGGCCGGGAGCTGGAGCTGACCGAGCTG AAGGGGAACCCGGAGAGGACTGGCAGCCCGGCTCAGCTCCAGCAGAGACCCTGA